Proteins from a genomic interval of uncultured Desulfuromusa sp.:
- a CDS encoding M48 family metalloprotease, with protein sequence MQRKLSFIWLIVLILLSGCAVNPVTGKNELALVPEATEINIGNEQYLPSRQMQGGDYNVSPQVVTYVKSVGQRLAAVSDRQLPYEFNVINDSTPNAWALPGGKIVINRGLLVELESEAELAAVLGHEIVHAAARHGAKGMERGMMLQGAVMAAGIASQNSEFSQLAIGGAGIAAQLITQRYSRDAEREADFYGMKYMSKAGYDPRAAIKLQETFVRLSEGGDANWLSGLFASHPPSQERVAANRVTAANLAQGGEIGRDRYQQAIAPLLRDQAAYQAFDQGRKALSEGNTERALSLANQALQMQPREALFHSLRGDVRLKQQRYRDAITNYDRAVQYNRQYFHYYLQRGLAHLQLHEKVQGEADLKKSVDLLPTAPAMNALGELSLDGGDITAAKNYFSAAAGSNSEAGKAANIAFVRLDLPDNPGKYLQLRLGRDHGNYLLVQIGNGTQQTVSHIGFVVQFKDAQGRVRNVQSQFPGRLQPGEKKVVATGIGPFTSLEQVRGQVVQARVVD encoded by the coding sequence ATGCAGAGAAAATTATCTTTCATCTGGCTGATTGTTCTGATTTTGCTATCAGGTTGTGCTGTGAATCCCGTTACCGGAAAAAATGAATTAGCTCTGGTGCCGGAAGCAACGGAAATCAATATCGGCAACGAGCAATATCTTCCTAGCCGACAGATGCAGGGGGGAGATTATAATGTTTCTCCGCAGGTTGTTACTTATGTCAAGAGTGTGGGGCAACGCCTGGCAGCGGTGAGTGATCGCCAACTTCCCTATGAATTTAATGTGATCAACGATTCAACTCCCAATGCCTGGGCGCTACCGGGCGGGAAGATCGTGATCAACCGGGGATTGCTGGTTGAGCTTGAAAGTGAAGCTGAGCTTGCTGCGGTGTTGGGTCACGAAATTGTCCACGCGGCTGCGCGTCATGGAGCTAAAGGGATGGAGCGGGGAATGATGCTGCAGGGGGCAGTCATGGCGGCGGGGATTGCTTCGCAAAACAGTGAATTTTCTCAACTGGCAATCGGTGGTGCCGGGATCGCAGCACAGTTGATCACGCAGAGATATAGTCGCGATGCTGAACGTGAGGCCGATTTCTATGGGATGAAATACATGTCCAAAGCGGGTTACGATCCCCGTGCAGCGATAAAATTACAGGAAACATTTGTCCGCCTGTCTGAGGGTGGTGATGCTAATTGGCTTAGTGGTTTATTTGCCAGCCATCCCCCGTCTCAGGAACGCGTGGCTGCTAACCGGGTGACGGCGGCAAATCTGGCTCAGGGGGGAGAGATTGGCCGTGATCGTTATCAGCAAGCCATTGCGCCATTATTGCGTGATCAGGCGGCATATCAAGCTTTCGACCAGGGGCGCAAGGCTTTGAGTGAAGGGAATACCGAACGTGCTCTGAGTCTGGCGAATCAAGCATTGCAGATGCAACCACGCGAGGCTTTGTTCCATTCGTTGCGTGGAGATGTTCGCTTAAAACAGCAACGTTATCGTGATGCGATTACCAACTATGACCGGGCGGTGCAGTATAATCGCCAATATTTCCATTACTATCTGCAACGTGGATTGGCACACTTGCAACTGCATGAAAAAGTTCAAGGTGAAGCCGATTTGAAGAAGAGTGTCGATTTGCTTCCGACTGCCCCGGCCATGAATGCTTTAGGTGAACTCTCTTTGGATGGCGGCGATATTACGGCAGCAAAAAACTATTTTTCTGCCGCTGCAGGTTCCAATTCCGAAGCGGGAAAGGCCGCAAATATTGCATTTGTTCGACTCGATTTGCCTGACAATCCGGGCAAGTACCTGCAACTCAGGTTAGGGCGTGATCATGGCAACTATCTTCTGGTGCAGATTGGCAATGGAACGCAACAAACCGTTAGCCATATCGGCTTTGTTGTGCAATTCAAGGATGCTCAGGGTCGTGTTCGCAATGTGCAATCGCAATTTCCCGGTCGTCTTCAACCGGGGGAGAAGAAGGTCGTAGCCACCGGAATCGGTCCTTTTACCAGTTTGGAGCAGGTTCGGGGGCAGGTTGTTCAAGCACGGGTAGTTGATTAG
- the hisA gene encoding 1-(5-phosphoribosyl)-5-[(5-phosphoribosylamino)methylideneamino]imidazole-4-carboxamide isomerase, with product MIILPAIDLKEGHCVRLEQGLMDKDTVYNDDPAAQALLWQKQGGEFLHIVDLDGAFAGVPKNKAAIRSIVKAIDIPSELGGGIRDLETIEAYLDLGITRVILGTIAKENPGLVKEACRKFPGQIVVGIDAKDGLVAVRGWADVTEKKATEMAREMEGFGVEAIIYTDISRDGMMQGPNIEATRALAEAISIPVIASGGLSTLDDIRRLLKIESSGVTGVITGKAIYSGAINLRQAVALTKGGCLC from the coding sequence GTGATTATTCTACCTGCAATCGATCTTAAAGAGGGACACTGTGTTCGCCTGGAACAGGGTCTGATGGACAAAGACACGGTTTACAATGATGATCCCGCCGCCCAGGCTCTTCTCTGGCAGAAACAAGGGGGAGAATTCCTTCATATTGTTGATCTTGATGGGGCTTTTGCCGGGGTGCCGAAAAATAAAGCGGCAATCCGGTCTATTGTCAAGGCCATTGATATCCCGTCTGAGTTGGGTGGCGGTATCCGCGATCTTGAAACCATCGAGGCCTATCTGGATTTGGGAATAACGCGGGTGATTCTCGGCACGATTGCCAAAGAGAATCCCGGACTGGTCAAGGAAGCCTGCCGCAAATTCCCAGGACAAATCGTTGTTGGCATCGATGCCAAAGATGGTCTGGTGGCGGTACGTGGCTGGGCTGATGTGACCGAGAAAAAAGCCACTGAGATGGCCAGGGAGATGGAAGGTTTCGGGGTTGAAGCGATCATTTATACCGATATCTCCCGTGACGGTATGATGCAGGGACCAAATATCGAGGCAACCCGCGCTTTGGCGGAAGCGATCAGCATTCCGGTGATTGCTTCCGGTGGTTTGTCAACTCTGGACGATATCCGTAGGTTGCTCAAGATTGAGTCTTCCGGGGTGACCGGGGTGATTACCGGGAAAGCGATCTACTCTGGAGCTATTAATTTGCGACAAGCTGTGGCTCTGACAAAAGGGGGATGCTTATGTTGA
- the hisB gene encoding imidazoleglycerol-phosphate dehydratase HisB: protein MSRTAKISRETKETNISIELNLDGSGQHHIESPVPFFNHMLSAVARHGFFDLTVMASGDTEIDAHHTVEDLGIVLGEAFKKALGDKSGVRRFGRSTMPMHEALSSVVIDFSGRPFLVFNVDLPKAKVGDFDTELVAEFFVAFCNHSGANIHVNLAYGDNLHHIIEGIFKAFGRALDEATGLDPRIHGVLSTKGSLE, encoded by the coding sequence ATGTCCCGTACAGCAAAAATCAGCCGTGAAACCAAAGAGACCAATATCAGTATCGAACTGAATCTCGATGGTTCAGGTCAGCACCATATTGAAAGCCCGGTTCCTTTTTTCAACCATATGCTTTCTGCCGTCGCGCGGCACGGCTTTTTCGATCTGACTGTTATGGCCAGCGGTGATACTGAAATTGATGCTCACCATACGGTTGAGGATCTGGGTATTGTTCTTGGGGAAGCGTTCAAGAAAGCACTGGGAGACAAGTCCGGAGTGCGTCGTTTTGGTCGCTCGACCATGCCCATGCATGAAGCTTTGTCTTCAGTCGTTATCGATTTTTCCGGCAGACCCTTTCTGGTTTTCAATGTTGATCTGCCAAAGGCTAAGGTTGGTGACTTTGATACCGAACTGGTGGCGGAGTTTTTTGTCGCCTTCTGTAACCATTCGGGAGCCAATATCCATGTGAATCTGGCCTATGGTGACAATCTGCACCATATCATCGAGGGGATTTTTAAGGCTTTTGGCCGCGCTCTGGATGAGGCAACCGGTCTCGACCCCCGGATTCATGGGGTGTTGTCGACAAAAGGGAGTTTGGAGTAG
- the hisG gene encoding ATP phosphoribosyltransferase: MSDWITFALPKGRIMQDSMELFAQIGITCPEMSEKSRKLVFENAEHKFRFMAVRATDVPTYVEYGCADIGVVGKDTLLEQGKNLYEPLDLKFGYCRLVVAEPKALLKSDNPLNWSNIRVATKYPNITEKYFAAKGIQVELIKLYGSIELAPLVGLSERIVDLVSTGGTLKANNMVEVETIAEVTSRLIVNRASLKTKHERISKIIDGLETVIGDEVKISL, encoded by the coding sequence ATGAGTGATTGGATTACCTTCGCCCTGCCTAAAGGGCGGATCATGCAGGATTCAATGGAGTTATTTGCTCAAATCGGAATTACTTGCCCGGAGATGAGTGAAAAAAGCCGAAAACTGGTTTTTGAGAACGCAGAGCATAAATTTCGTTTCATGGCTGTCCGCGCCACAGATGTACCCACCTATGTCGAGTATGGTTGTGCAGATATCGGTGTCGTCGGCAAAGATACTTTGTTGGAACAGGGGAAGAATCTCTATGAACCCCTTGATCTCAAATTCGGGTATTGCCGACTGGTTGTCGCCGAACCCAAAGCGTTGTTGAAATCAGATAACCCTCTGAACTGGTCAAACATCCGGGTTGCGACCAAGTACCCCAATATTACCGAGAAATATTTTGCCGCTAAAGGGATTCAGGTTGAACTGATCAAACTTTACGGTTCCATTGAGTTAGCGCCATTGGTGGGATTGTCGGAGCGGATTGTTGATCTGGTTTCAACCGGTGGCACACTTAAAGCCAATAATATGGTTGAAGTTGAAACCATTGCCGAAGTCACCAGCCGGTTGATTGTTAATCGTGCCAGTTTGAAAACCAAGCATGAACGCATCAGCAAAATTATCGATGGCTTGGAGACGGTTATTGGTGATGAGGTTAAAATATCTCTCTAA
- the prmC gene encoding peptide chain release factor N(5)-glutamine methyltransferase → MMRNSLKHKPEQRGSETWSLLRLLRWMTDYFSEKGIDNPRLDAELLLARTLKLDRVGLYLNYDRPLLAAELDLIRPLVKRRGQREPLQYLLGSTEFWSLEFVVSPAVLIPRADTEILVEEALSRAGAEGQLLDVGTGSGAIAISLATELSAWQMTGLDICPQALDIAQKNVEKHQLDKRVQLLQGDLAELPRQHYDLIVSNPPYISSQEWDSLMPEVRCFEPRLALLAEQDGLDCYQKLVNQARSRLVSKGWLLVEIGYQQSAAVRSLFAAAGFKDIFVREDYSGQPRVVGGCLH, encoded by the coding sequence ATGATGCGAAATTCCTTAAAACATAAGCCGGAGCAAAGGGGAAGCGAAACCTGGAGTCTGCTTCGGCTTCTCCGTTGGATGACAGACTATTTCAGCGAAAAAGGGATCGATAATCCACGTCTGGATGCAGAGCTGTTGTTGGCACGTACGCTGAAACTTGATCGGGTTGGCCTGTATCTCAACTATGATCGTCCTTTGCTTGCGGCAGAACTGGATCTGATCCGGCCATTGGTGAAGCGGCGTGGACAGCGGGAACCGCTACAATATCTGCTTGGATCGACAGAGTTCTGGTCCCTCGAATTTGTTGTCAGTCCAGCGGTTCTGATTCCCCGGGCCGATACTGAAATTCTGGTGGAAGAGGCTCTCAGCCGTGCCGGAGCAGAAGGTCAATTACTGGATGTCGGAACAGGAAGCGGTGCGATTGCGATCAGCCTGGCAACGGAGCTTTCTGCCTGGCAGATGACCGGCCTGGATATCTGCCCGCAGGCTTTGGATATTGCGCAGAAAAATGTGGAGAAGCATCAGCTGGATAAAAGGGTTCAACTGCTCCAGGGAGATCTTGCCGAGCTTCCCCGGCAGCACTATGATCTGATCGTTTCCAACCCCCCCTATATCTCTTCTCAGGAGTGGGATAGCTTGATGCCGGAAGTTCGGTGTTTTGAGCCGCGGTTGGCTTTGTTGGCAGAGCAAGACGGTTTGGATTGTTATCAGAAGCTGGTGAATCAGGCGCGGAGCCGATTGGTGTCCAAGGGATGGCTTCTGGTCGAAATTGGCTATCAGCAGTCTGCAGCAGTCAGAAGCCTCTTTGCCGCTGCAGGATTTAAGGACATCTTTGTCCGCGAAGATTATTCCGGTCAACCACGTGTTGTTGGTGGCTGTTTACACTGA
- the hisD gene encoding histidinol dehydrogenase, producing MMRILKFSDPDFPAELQRIEQRADEVPDSVEETVKAIIADVRQRGDVALFELSAKFDRIDLTAETIEVSAAEMDTALAAVSSESLAALQLAADRIAAYHAKQKQETWLSTDENDVLLGQMVRPLDRVGIYVPGGKAAYPSSVLMNAVPAKVAGVAEVIMVVPMPGGDVNPHVLAAAKIAGVDRIFKLGGAQAVAALAYGTESIPRVDKITGPGNIYVAIAKKLVFGQVDIDMIAGPSEILVINDGSGDAAYIAADLLSQAEHDELASAILVTSSEAMAVAVQDEVEKQLQQLSRETIARQSIDDFGAIILAEDLPEAIEFSNRIAPEHLELAVDNPFAILSAIRHAGAIFMGHHTPEAAGDYLAGPNHTLPTGGTARFFSPLSLDDFVKKSSILSFSEDGLQRLGKDIIQIAELEGLEAHAKSVSIRLKK from the coding sequence ATGATGAGAATTTTAAAGTTTAGTGATCCTGATTTCCCCGCTGAGCTGCAACGGATAGAACAGCGCGCGGATGAGGTTCCTGATTCTGTTGAGGAAACCGTCAAGGCTATTATTGCTGATGTCAGACAGCGTGGTGATGTTGCGCTGTTTGAACTGAGTGCCAAATTTGACCGGATTGATCTGACGGCCGAGACGATCGAAGTCAGCGCCGCTGAAATGGACACGGCCTTGGCTGCGGTCAGTTCTGAATCATTGGCGGCGTTGCAGCTGGCAGCAGACCGGATTGCAGCCTATCACGCAAAACAGAAGCAGGAAACCTGGCTGTCAACCGACGAGAATGATGTTCTCCTCGGGCAGATGGTGCGGCCACTGGATCGGGTTGGAATCTATGTTCCCGGCGGGAAAGCGGCTTATCCTTCTTCGGTGTTGATGAATGCGGTTCCCGCCAAAGTCGCCGGAGTGGCTGAAGTGATCATGGTGGTTCCGATGCCGGGTGGTGACGTGAATCCCCATGTTTTAGCTGCGGCAAAAATTGCCGGGGTTGATCGCATTTTCAAACTTGGCGGTGCGCAGGCCGTTGCAGCGTTGGCTTACGGGACAGAATCTATACCCAGGGTCGACAAGATTACCGGCCCGGGAAATATTTACGTTGCGATCGCAAAAAAACTGGTTTTCGGACAGGTTGATATCGATATGATCGCCGGACCGAGTGAGATTCTGGTGATTAACGATGGTAGCGGTGATGCTGCCTACATTGCTGCAGACTTATTGTCCCAAGCTGAGCACGATGAATTAGCTTCGGCGATTCTTGTGACCAGTTCTGAAGCGATGGCGGTTGCCGTTCAGGACGAAGTTGAAAAACAATTACAACAGCTCAGCCGGGAAACCATTGCACGGCAATCCATTGATGATTTCGGAGCGATTATTCTTGCCGAAGATTTGCCTGAAGCGATTGAGTTTTCGAATCGGATTGCTCCCGAACATCTTGAACTTGCGGTTGATAACCCTTTTGCAATCTTATCTGCAATTCGGCATGCCGGTGCAATATTTATGGGCCACCACACACCGGAAGCTGCCGGGGATTATCTGGCCGGGCCGAATCATACTCTGCCGACCGGCGGGACAGCACGTTTCTTTTCGCCGTTATCTCTGGATGATTTTGTTAAAAAGTCGAGTATCCTTTCATTTTCAGAAGATGGATTGCAGCGGCTGGGTAAAGATATTATCCAGATTGCTGAATTGGAAGGGCTGGAGGCACACGCCAAGTCTGTCTCTATCCGTTTGAAGAAATAA
- the hisH gene encoding imidazole glycerol phosphate synthase subunit HisH, with amino-acid sequence MINIIDYEMGNLRSVEKAFESLGFEVRVSADPNDIKTSDKVVLPGVGAFRDCIHHFRDGGFVKPLLAHIDAGKPMLGICVGMQMLFDESEEFGRHQGLGLIPGKVVRFPSGMVENGERLKVPHMGWNNINIQQPSPLFKGTEDQSFVYFVHSYYCEAENKSDIAASCRYGDVEFCASLWRDNIMATQFHPEKSQTIGLNIFKNFGEL; translated from the coding sequence ATGATTAATATTATTGACTACGAGATGGGCAACTTGCGTAGCGTTGAAAAGGCTTTTGAGAGCCTTGGATTCGAGGTGCGTGTGAGTGCTGATCCAAACGATATAAAAACATCAGACAAGGTTGTTTTGCCTGGAGTCGGAGCGTTCCGGGACTGTATCCATCATTTTCGTGATGGCGGTTTTGTCAAGCCATTGCTGGCACATATTGATGCCGGAAAGCCCATGCTGGGCATCTGTGTCGGTATGCAGATGCTGTTTGATGAAAGTGAAGAGTTCGGCCGTCACCAGGGATTGGGATTGATTCCGGGGAAGGTCGTGCGTTTTCCCTCCGGAATGGTGGAGAATGGTGAGCGCCTCAAGGTGCCGCACATGGGGTGGAACAACATCAACATTCAGCAACCATCACCCCTTTTTAAAGGCACTGAAGATCAAAGCTTCGTCTATTTTGTTCATTCCTACTATTGTGAAGCCGAAAATAAGAGCGATATTGCTGCGAGTTGTCGTTATGGCGACGTTGAGTTCTGTGCTTCTCTCTGGCGCGATAACATTATGGCAACCCAGTTTCACCCTGAAAAAAGTCAGACGATTGGACTGAACATTTTTAAAAATTTTGGAGAACTATAA
- the hisF gene encoding imidazole glycerol phosphate synthase subunit HisF, protein MLTKRIIPCLDVKDGRVVKGVNFVGLRDAGDPVEAAEAYSDQGADELTFLDITASSDNRGIILDVVAKTAERVFMPLTVGGGVREIADIRNLLNAGADKVSINTAAVQNPEFVRKAAERFGSQCIVVAIDARRVPFSEPLAWEVYTHGGRKETGIDAIAWAQQMERLGCGEILLTSMDCDGTKDGYDIALTRAVSDAVEIPVIASGGVGNLEHIREGLVEGGASAALAASIFHFKEYTIAECKEYLQESGVAARI, encoded by the coding sequence ATGTTGACCAAACGGATTATCCCCTGTCTCGATGTTAAAGACGGTCGCGTCGTCAAAGGGGTGAACTTTGTCGGCTTGCGTGATGCCGGAGATCCGGTTGAAGCCGCAGAAGCCTATAGCGATCAGGGTGCTGATGAACTGACTTTTCTGGACATCACTGCCAGTAGCGATAACCGGGGGATTATTCTTGATGTTGTTGCCAAGACGGCCGAGCGTGTGTTTATGCCGTTAACTGTTGGTGGCGGTGTTCGTGAAATTGCTGATATTCGCAACCTGCTCAATGCCGGGGCAGATAAGGTTTCGATTAACACTGCGGCGGTGCAAAATCCCGAATTTGTCCGCAAGGCAGCAGAGCGTTTTGGCAGTCAGTGTATTGTTGTTGCGATTGATGCTCGCCGGGTCCCTTTTTCTGAGCCTCTGGCGTGGGAGGTTTACACCCATGGTGGTCGTAAAGAAACTGGAATCGATGCTATTGCATGGGCACAGCAGATGGAACGCCTGGGCTGTGGTGAAATTCTCCTGACGTCGATGGATTGTGACGGCACTAAAGATGGTTATGATATTGCCCTTACTCGCGCGGTCAGTGATGCCGTTGAAATCCCGGTGATTGCTTCCGGTGGTGTCGGCAATCTGGAGCATATCCGTGAAGGACTTGTTGAAGGGGGAGCCAGTGCTGCTCTGGCAGCATCCATCTTCCATTTCAAAGAGTACACCATCGCTGAATGTAAAGAATATCTGCAGGAAAGTGGCGTTGCAGCCAGAATTTAA
- a CDS encoding phosphoribosyl-ATP diphosphatase, producing MSEKNSNNEQDILDAVYQIVQQRKQMADGEKSYVKSLFDKGLDKILSKIGEEATETAVAGKGGNREEIVYEAADLFFHVLVLLGYYDLPPEKVYAELRRRFGVSGIEEKASREK from the coding sequence ATGTCTGAAAAAAACAGCAACAATGAGCAGGATATTCTTGACGCAGTCTACCAGATTGTTCAGCAGCGGAAGCAGATGGCTGACGGGGAAAAATCTTACGTTAAATCTTTATTTGATAAAGGTTTGGATAAAATTCTCAGTAAAATTGGTGAAGAGGCGACAGAAACGGCTGTTGCCGGCAAAGGGGGTAATCGGGAAGAGATTGTTTACGAAGCGGCTGATCTGTTTTTTCATGTGCTGGTATTGCTGGGATATTACGATTTACCACCGGAAAAGGTATATGCTGAGTTGCGCCGTCGCTTTGGAGTGTCGGGGATTGAAGAAAAAGCGAGTCGTGAGAAGTAA
- a CDS encoding DUF4139 domain-containing protein, translating to MKYLFLVFLLSFSLLQSNVFAKPTAVVLYPAGATVSEQAIIPKGTSSATLLLPYVAIPESLKLTLLQAPEQKISGIELTSVLPDASDFKELEALISRLEREIREIDDQIQSRTLALDYWKNQQDLPVKTLADAREMGSIIRDESITLLQESTLLRQQKTELQRQLDEAHKQLQQKTGDNQRNWQVKVRLSQSTTADLELSYSYRIRRAGWQSSYSLNASPGQKKIHWSWTAKITQQTGIDWTGVNLTIATAEPIFTLTPPQIRIWNIHEQQILRARNAMKTLSMAMPQEMAMDVASEMAAPPMPERVAGQLFDSYDLGQVNIASGQESRIKIREGFWNADFTYLARPLLSEQVFLQANLDLSDNFLPLPTGTASIQVDGVHVGQRNFSLYEKKDVSISFGSDPGIAVDVKTDHVAGEKGLLARKETYSWNWEVSFANHKSFAIDLKVEDSYPHSGHEKIELKELFTPPLPVREKDQLVWTLTIPPQGEQQINYGYQVTYPEDMPVSLGR from the coding sequence ATGAAATATCTGTTTCTAGTTTTCTTACTCTCCTTTTCACTATTGCAATCCAATGTCTTTGCAAAACCCACAGCAGTTGTTCTCTACCCTGCAGGGGCGACGGTTTCTGAGCAGGCCATCATTCCAAAGGGGACAAGCTCTGCAACGCTGCTCCTGCCATATGTGGCCATCCCGGAATCCTTGAAACTCACACTGCTTCAGGCACCAGAGCAGAAAATCAGCGGAATTGAATTGACATCCGTGCTTCCTGACGCTTCTGATTTTAAAGAATTGGAAGCGCTGATTTCTCGCCTTGAAAGAGAAATCAGAGAGATTGATGACCAGATCCAGTCACGCACACTGGCTCTTGATTATTGGAAAAATCAGCAGGATCTCCCCGTTAAGACCCTTGCAGATGCGCGAGAGATGGGATCAATCATTCGTGATGAAAGCATCACCCTGTTGCAGGAATCGACCCTGCTGCGACAACAGAAAACTGAATTGCAACGGCAACTCGACGAAGCACACAAGCAGTTACAGCAAAAAACCGGTGATAATCAACGCAACTGGCAGGTTAAGGTCAGACTATCCCAATCAACCACAGCTGATCTGGAATTGAGTTATTCCTACCGCATCCGCCGCGCCGGCTGGCAATCAAGTTACAGCTTGAATGCCAGCCCCGGTCAGAAAAAAATTCACTGGAGCTGGACCGCTAAAATCACCCAGCAGACAGGAATTGACTGGACCGGTGTTAATCTGACAATTGCCACTGCTGAACCGATTTTTACCCTGACCCCGCCACAGATAAGAATTTGGAATATCCACGAACAACAAATACTCAGAGCACGGAACGCCATGAAGACCTTGTCCATGGCGATGCCACAAGAAATGGCCATGGATGTCGCTTCAGAAATGGCAGCTCCGCCGATGCCGGAGAGAGTTGCAGGTCAACTGTTCGACAGCTACGATCTGGGACAAGTGAACATTGCTTCGGGTCAGGAGTCGCGGATTAAAATCCGAGAGGGTTTCTGGAACGCAGATTTCACCTATCTGGCACGACCATTATTATCCGAGCAGGTATTTCTGCAAGCCAATCTGGATCTCAGCGACAATTTTCTTCCCCTGCCAACCGGAACCGCTTCAATTCAAGTCGATGGAGTCCATGTCGGCCAGAGGAATTTTTCCCTGTATGAGAAAAAAGATGTCAGCATCAGTTTTGGCAGCGATCCGGGAATTGCCGTCGATGTTAAAACCGACCATGTTGCAGGAGAAAAAGGGCTCCTCGCCAGAAAAGAAACCTATAGCTGGAACTGGGAAGTCAGCTTTGCAAATCATAAAAGCTTTGCGATTGACCTGAAGGTGGAAGATTCATACCCCCATTCCGGACACGAGAAAATAGAGCTGAAAGAACTATTCACTCCACCGCTGCCGGTTCGGGAGAAAGATCAGCTGGTCTGGACCCTGACAATTCCACCACAAGGGGAACAGCAGATTAATTATGGCTATCAAGTGACCTATCCGGAAGATATGCCGGTTTCTCTGGGACGCTGA
- the murA gene encoding UDP-N-acetylglucosamine 1-carboxyvinyltransferase, with the protein MEKIVIKGGIPLSGEVQVSGAKNSALPLLFATLLADGISEVGNVPNLRDINTASKLLRELGAEVSMRDNCCFVNTGKVQSIEASYDLVKTMRASVLVLGPLLARFGQARVSLPGGCAIGARPINLHLKGLEALGAKIELDHGYVEARADKLRGAKISFDMPTVGGTENLLMAAALAEGETVLENAAREPEIVQLAAALNGMGAQIEGAGTAIIHIQGVRQLEPLHCQVIPDRIEAGTFMIAAAITGGNVLVRGAVRADQEALISKLIEAGVQILPEADGLRVIGPPKLSSVDIRTSVFPGFPTDMQAQFMALMIKAAGSSRISETVFENRFMHVCELQRMGADIQIEGHSAIIRGIDQMTGAPVMATDLRASASLILAGLAADNTTEVSRIYHLDRGYEKIEEKLAALGARIRREQE; encoded by the coding sequence TTGGAAAAAATAGTGATCAAAGGCGGCATTCCCCTGAGTGGGGAAGTTCAGGTGAGTGGAGCTAAAAATTCGGCACTTCCTTTACTGTTTGCAACTTTGCTGGCTGACGGTATCAGTGAAGTCGGTAACGTTCCCAATCTGCGGGATATCAATACTGCAAGCAAATTACTCAGGGAACTCGGAGCCGAAGTTTCAATGCGGGACAATTGCTGCTTTGTCAATACCGGCAAGGTCCAGAGTATTGAAGCTTCTTATGACCTGGTTAAAACCATGCGTGCTTCGGTCTTGGTCCTTGGCCCCTTATTGGCGCGTTTCGGGCAGGCTCGGGTCAGTCTTCCCGGGGGTTGCGCTATTGGTGCACGGCCGATCAACCTGCATTTAAAAGGGTTGGAAGCACTTGGGGCCAAGATTGAACTGGATCACGGTTATGTTGAGGCACGTGCTGATAAACTGCGTGGTGCAAAAATTTCATTCGATATGCCGACTGTGGGTGGAACTGAAAATCTGCTGATGGCTGCGGCGCTGGCTGAAGGTGAAACCGTTCTTGAAAATGCTGCGCGTGAACCGGAAATTGTTCAGCTGGCAGCAGCTCTGAATGGCATGGGAGCGCAAATAGAGGGTGCCGGAACAGCAATTATTCATATCCAGGGCGTCAGGCAGCTAGAGCCGCTTCACTGTCAGGTGATTCCTGATCGGATAGAGGCCGGCACGTTTATGATTGCTGCGGCAATCACAGGAGGAAATGTTCTGGTTCGTGGTGCCGTGAGAGCGGATCAGGAAGCATTGATCAGCAAGTTGATTGAAGCAGGGGTGCAGATCCTTCCGGAAGCCGATGGATTAAGAGTGATCGGTCCTCCAAAATTGTCTTCAGTTGATATCCGTACCAGCGTGTTTCCTGGATTCCCAACTGATATGCAAGCTCAGTTCATGGCATTGATGATCAAGGCGGCCGGATCGAGTCGAATTTCTGAGACGGTCTTTGAAAACCGTTTTATGCATGTCTGTGAATTGCAACGGATGGGGGCGGATATCCAGATTGAAGGGCACAGTGCAATTATTCGCGGGATTGATCAAATGACCGGTGCGCCGGTGATGGCGACAGATCTTCGCGCCAGTGCTTCTTTGATTCTGGCGGGTCTTGCTGCTGATAATACGACGGAGGTTTCCAGAATCTATCATCTTGACCGTGGTTATGAGAAGATTGAGGAGAAACTGGCGGCACTTGGTGCCAGGATCAGGCGGGAACAGGAATAA